A genome region from Ottowia testudinis includes the following:
- a CDS encoding DUF2818 family protein → MSQNLSVWLLILLALVCANLPFINQRLLTVVPLRAPVKNLAWRLAELVLWYAVVIGAGMAMERSLGQNQPQGWEFYAVTAPLFITLAFPGFVYCYLVRRGGR, encoded by the coding sequence ATGTCGCAGAACCTGTCGGTCTGGCTGCTGATCCTGCTGGCTCTTGTCTGCGCCAACCTGCCGTTTATCAACCAGCGACTGCTGACCGTTGTGCCGCTGCGGGCGCCGGTCAAGAACCTGGCTTGGCGGCTGGCTGAACTTGTGTTGTGGTATGCCGTCGTTATCGGCGCCGGCATGGCGATGGAGCGGTCGCTGGGCCAAAACCAGCCCCAGGGCTGGGAGTTTTACGCGGTCACGGCCCCGCTGTTCATAACGCTGGCCTTCCCTGGTTTCGTTTACTGCTATCTCGTGCGTCGGGGTGGCCGATGA
- a CDS encoding NUDIX domain-containing protein, producing the protein MSADLREVRVASEKVLQSGFLHVFRDRVRLPDGNLTQREYIVHPGAVMIVPLLEGEDGATRLVLERQYRYPVQQVIIEFPAGKLDQGESTLTCAQRELHEETGYTASQWARAGVLHPVVSYSTEFIEVWFARGLTLGERRLDEGEFLEVFTATPEQLYDWCRNGQVTDAKTLIGALWLQNVQSGAWMLDWQRADAFA; encoded by the coding sequence ATGAGTGCTGATCTGCGCGAAGTTCGCGTCGCCAGCGAGAAAGTGCTGCAGAGTGGCTTTCTCCATGTATTTCGGGATCGGGTGCGTTTGCCCGACGGCAATCTGACGCAGCGCGAATACATCGTGCACCCCGGTGCCGTCATGATCGTGCCTCTGCTGGAAGGAGAGGACGGTGCGACGCGGCTGGTGCTGGAGCGCCAATATCGGTATCCGGTGCAACAGGTAATCATCGAGTTTCCGGCCGGCAAGCTGGACCAGGGAGAGAGTACGCTGACCTGCGCGCAGCGCGAGTTGCACGAGGAAACCGGCTACACCGCCAGCCAATGGGCGCGCGCCGGTGTGTTGCATCCCGTGGTGTCGTATTCGACCGAATTCATCGAAGTGTGGTTTGCGCGCGGCCTGACGTTGGGCGAGCGCCGCCTGGATGAGGGCGAATTTTTGGAGGTGTTCACTGCCACACCCGAGCAACTGTACGATTGGTGTCGAAATGGTCAGGTCACCGATGCCAAGACCTTGATTGGCGCGCTGTGGCTGCAAAACGTGCAAAGTGGCGCCTGGATGCTCGATTGGCAGCGTGCCGATGCGTTCGCTTGA
- a CDS encoding DUF1178 family protein produces the protein MKVFDLHCAHGHAFEGWFASDDDFQDQLARQLLECPLCGDRDVSKLPSAPRLNLSGASAPSPAASEAAAPKDVAALQPAAMQAAWMHMVRQVMANTEDVGGRFAEEARRIHYGEAEERGIRGQATSEQTEELLDEGIAVVALPVPPSLKNTLQ, from the coding sequence ATGAAGGTCTTTGATCTGCACTGCGCGCACGGCCACGCCTTTGAGGGCTGGTTTGCGTCCGATGACGACTTCCAGGATCAACTGGCACGCCAGCTGCTTGAATGCCCCCTGTGCGGTGATCGCGACGTCAGCAAGTTGCCCAGCGCGCCGCGCCTGAATCTGAGCGGCGCCAGCGCGCCGTCGCCAGCCGCCTCGGAGGCTGCGGCGCCGAAGGATGTCGCGGCTTTGCAGCCGGCGGCGATGCAAGCTGCATGGATGCACATGGTGCGTCAGGTCATGGCCAATACCGAAGACGTGGGCGGGCGTTTTGCCGAGGAAGCGCGCCGCATTCACTACGGCGAGGCCGAAGAGCGCGGCATCCGCGGCCAGGCCACCAGCGAGCAGACCGAGGAGCTGCTGGACGAGGGCATCGCCGTCGTCGCGCTGCCGGTGCCGCCAAGCCTCAAAAATACCCTGCAATGA